The segment GTACCATaatgttgctctgcacactcaataaatatgattgaatgaatgaattgtgcatcACATTGTGGGAGGAGACAAAGCCCACCCTCTAGTTTCCtgccttgtctgccatgtgaccttgggtacttctctgggcctctgtttcttcatctggaataataataataataattctggtatttattaagtgcttactgggtgccagtcactgtactaagtgctggggtagatataagccaatcaagttggacacagtccctgtccacatggggctcacagtcttaattcccatttcacagatgaggaaactgagactcaagagaagtgaaatgacttgcccaagatcacacagctgacaagtgatagcacttactatgtgccaaactgttcTAGAGCTAGGATGTGAGCCCcttttttgggacagggactgggtccaacttgattatcttgcatctactccagtgcttactataactcctggtacatagtaatcgcttaacaaataccctcaaaaaggcggggggggagggcggggggacagcttggcctagttacctaatctgtaaaataggaattaactcCTCTTGCATTCTAATTTagactgttagtacagtgctctgcacacagtaagtgctcaataaatacgattgatgatgtaggacaggaactaggtccaacctgattaacttgatttcCAGCATTTAGCAGTGTTCCTGCCACATAGTATAAGCTTAAcgagtgccattaaaaaacaacaacagcgaAGTACCATATTGATGAACTGTGAATCACATAGTGGAAGGAGACAAAGACCGCTTCTAGTTTTCTGCtagttgtctgttgtatgaccttggccaaatcacttaatttctctgtgcctcaattccctcgtttgtaaaatggggattcaatgcgatccctctatgggacagggattatgtccaatctgattattttgtatcaatccCACCTCTCAGAACAGCGcctagcatagagtaagcacttaacaaatactcttgaaGGCAGATTAAAAAACCCACTGACAATGAAGACCTAGTGAAAAAACTGTGAATCACATTGTGGGCGGAGACAAAGCAAGGTCTGGTTTCCCGCCTTGTTTCCTGGTTTCATTCAGGTCCGACACTTACCAATATAAGGCGAGAAGGAAACGCTAAGCTTCTTAGGCTGCTTGATTTTGGCTGTACTGTCTAGTCATGTCTGGCCGCGGTAAGGGAGGTAAGGGTCTGGGGAAAGGGGGTGCTAAAAGGCACAGAAAGGTTTTGCGAGACAACATTCAGGGCATTACCAAACCTGCTATTCGCCGTCTAGCTCGGCGCGGCGGCGTCAAGCGGATTTCTGGGCTGATCTACGAGGAGACCCGTGGGGTGCTCAAGGTTTTCCTGGAGAACGTGATTCGCGACGCTGTCACTTACACGGAGCACGCCAAGAGGAAGACCGTCACCGCCATGGACGTGGTCTACGCTCTCAAGCGCCAGGGCCGTACTCTCTACGGCTTCGGTGGCTAGTTTGCTTTCCTCATACCACCAAAAGGCCCTTTTCAGGGCCACCCACAGTATCACCTGAAGAGCTGCCACTTAATGCAAAGAATCTCAGCACCTTTTTAGGCTGCCAATTCCTTGTAAGAATTATATGTCTTAAAGGAAACATGGCCTCTAATTCGTTGGAGAGGTTTATTCTCAAACTGGAAAGCTTCAAGATAGTTCTgaacgctggggcggttacaaggtgatcaaggtgatcaagttgtcccactaaGAGCTGAGCTgaggcacttgcccaaagtcacacagctgacaattggcagagccgagatttgaacctatgactacgaagcccgtgctctttccactgagccacgctgctcgtcagtacagagctctaccaGGTTACTCTAAGAGCAATTTTACATTCGTAGAAAGAACCTGATCTTACCACTTTACGAGGTGTAACTTTTCGTTCTCCTAAATAAAAGTGCTTATAACTCTTTTGAAGGAAAAGGtgggtggctctgaaaagagccttTGGTTTCAAGCTGCGAGGAATCGGACGGTCAGTTTACTTAGAGCTGGTATACTTGGTAACGGCCTTGGTGCCCTCGGACACGGCATGCTTGGCCAGCTCCCCGGGCAGCAGCAGGCGCACGGCCGTCTGGATCTCCCGGGACGTGATGGTGGAGCGCTTGTTGTAGTGCGCCAGGCGGGAAGCCTCGCCGGCGATGCGCTCGAAGATGTCGTTGACGAACGAGTTCATGATGCCCATGGCCTTGGACGAGATGCCCGTGTCGGGGTGGACCTGCTTCAGCACCTTGTACACATAGATGGAATAGCTCTCCTTGCGACTCCGCTTGCGCTTCTTCCCATCTTTCTTCTGTGACTTAGTCACGGCTTTTTTGGAACCCTTTTTGGGAGCCGGAGCTGACTTGGCCGGTTCAGGCATCTTGGAAAGTAACACTAACTAGCAGTGAACTAGTGAAGAATGGGCTTCAGCCGGCGGGGCCACACTACTTAAAGTGAGCATATGCAAATTAAGGTTTTACTCTATGAAATTTCATTGGAGGATACCCGTGGGCACGCAATGCAAATGAGAGGATTGTAATCGCTGTATTCCATTGGTTAAGACATCACGAGACATTTCTGACCAATTAAACGGTTTCAATTTCACTCCCGGTACAGACTATAAATACCCTAGTACTCCTTAGTCTCTTCATTCTTAGTTGCTTAGAGGCTCATTTAGGAGGTGGTTTGCTGCTATCATGTCTGGACGCGGAAAGCAAGGGGGCAAAGCTCGCGCTAAAGCCAAGACCCGCTCGTCCCGGGCCGGTCTGCAGTTTCCAGTGGGGCGCGTGCACCGTCTGCTCCGCAAGGGCAACTACGCCGAGCGGGTCGGGGCCGGCGCGCCCGTCTACCTGGCCGCCGTGCTCGAGTACCTGACGGCCGAGATCCTGGAGCTGGCGGGCAACGCGGCCCGCGACAACAAGAAGACCCGCATCATCCCCCGCCACCTGCAGCTGGCCATCCGGAACGACGAGGAGCTCAACAAGCTGCTGGGCAAGGTGACCATCGCCCAGGGCGGCGTCCTGCCCAACATCCAGGCCGTGCTGCTGCCCAAGAAGACCGAGAGCCACCACAAGGCCAAGGGCAAGTAAAGCTGGAACGAAGGGCTGCAATTCCCGTAGCCAAAACTCTTGAAACCAaaggctcttttcagagccacccaCTTTCTCGAAAAAGGGCTGCTCACATGTTTTGTCCTGCATTTTATAAAATCTGTTATCTTCGGTACAAGCAACTAGCATAAATTGATATCAGCTTGTGGTTGGAGAATCCAATACCATTCGAATACCCTTTTAATTACGGATTCTAGTAAAATCGCTTTACCAAATGACTCACTTCATTCCCTTAGCTCATGAGCGTCATCACTCTCCAACGTTCGTGCATATACATTGGAACTATGACTTATGCGTCCCTAAAATACACTTTTTCATCTTCCAGAGGGTTGGTGGGTAGAGACCGTTTTTACTAATCTTAACCAATCGCCTAGTACACTGCGCAAAGCAAGCTCAGAAAACATAGCTGACCTtattctacacgcgctgcctagaattcctcaacaacaactctctcctcgaccccctccagtctggcttccgtccccttcattccacggaaactgccctctcaaaggtcaccaatgacctcctgcttgccaaatccaacggctcatattctgtcctaatcctcctcgacctctcagctgcctttgacactgtggaccacccccttctcctcaacacgctatctgaccttggcttcacagactccgtcctctcctggttctcctcttatctctccggtcgttctttctcagtctcttttgcaggctcctcctccccctcccatcctcttactgtgggggttccccaaggttcagtgcttggtccccttctgttctcaatctacactcactcccttagtgacctcattcgctcccacggcttcaactatcatctctacgctgatgacacccagatctacatctctgcccctgctctctccccctccctccaggaccttctgactcccaggcccatattctatccacaagtgcttagcacagcactctgcacaccagtaaatattattattagtagtagtagtagtacagtgcctggcacatagtaagtacttaacaaatattgttgttgttgttgttattattattattattattattattattatctgggaaatggagattaagactgcaagcctcacgtgggacagggactgtgtccaacccgataaacctgtatctaccgcagcacttagaacggtgcttgacacatagtaagtgcttaaaaacactatttaaaaaataccattaaaaaaatgcctcccattccattgtattgtattccatCCTGTCTGGGATTTTAAGGCTGCCAtgaccatataataatgatggtatttgttaagcgcttactatgtgtcatgcactgtactaagtgctgggacaagacaatctaatcagattggactgtaaactcgttgtggggcagggaatgtgtcttttccttGTTGTATCgctctttcccaagggcttagcacagtgatctgcacacaataagcactcaataaatacgaatgaatgtatgaatgacacagtccgtgtcccacatgcatctcctcctgccttcaggacatctccatctggatgtctgcccgccacctaaagctcaacatgtcgaagactgaactccttgtcttccctcccaaactttgccctctccctgactttcccatctctgttgacggcactaccatccttcccgtctcacaagcccgcaaccttggtgtcatcctcgactccgctctctcattcacccctcacatccaagccatcaccaaaacctgccggtcttagctccgcaacattgccaagatccgccctttcctctccatccataccgctaccctgctcattcaagctctcatcctatcccgtctggactactgcatcagccttctctctgatctcccatcctcgtgtctctccccacttcaatccatacttcatgctgctgcccggattatctttgtccagaaacgctctgggcatattactcccctcctcaaaaatctccagtggctaccaatcaatctgcgcatcaggcagaaactcctcaccctgggcttcaaggctctccatcacctcgccccctcctacctcacctcccttctctccttctacagccgaccccgcaccctccgctcctctgccgctaatctcctcaccgtacctcgttctcgcctgtcctgccgtcgacccccggcccacgtcatcccccgggcctggaatgccctccctctgcccctccgccaagctagctctcttcctcccttcaaggccctgctgagagctcacctcctccaggaggccttcccagactgagccccttccttcctctccccctcgtccccctctccatcccccccatcttacctccttcccttccccacagcacctgtatatgtgtatatatggttgtacatatttattactctatttatttatttatttatttatttattttacttgtacatttctatcctatttattttattttgttggtatgtttggttctgttctctgtctcccccttttagactgtgagcccactgttgggtagggactgt is part of the Tachyglossus aculeatus isolate mTacAcu1 chromosome Y4, mTacAcu1.pri, whole genome shotgun sequence genome and harbors:
- the LOC119946920 gene encoding histone H2B type 2-E-like, which translates into the protein MPEPAKSAPAPKKGSKKAVTKSQKKDGKKRKRSRKESYSIYVYKVLKQVHPDTGISSKAMGIMNSFVNDIFERIAGEASRLAHYNKRSTITSREIQTAVRLLLPGELAKHAVSEGTKAVTKYTSSK
- the LOC119946904 gene encoding histone H2A type 1, producing the protein MSGRGKQGGKARAKAKTRSSRAGLQFPVGRVHRLLRKGNYAERVGAGAPVYLAAVLEYLTAEILELAGNAARDNKKTRIIPRHLQLAIRNDEELNKLLGKVTIAQGGVLPNIQAVLLPKKTESHHKAKGK